From the genome of Blautia pseudococcoides, one region includes:
- a CDS encoding DUF3786 domain-containing protein, which translates to MKNNISNYEKMKNHMAGVFLQYDQERMIQKFALEHDKNYIYIPFVGRRYRIDRLKGTVTWSNDFFQTEEKADYNEVMTIYDVLCYSKENCYLADEWVNVGSLASIQGGTLAKGNDFFQNAGQYFDGKTNKLARACEILGGRKIKKGDVGYELALFPFLPLSLCFWESDEDFPASLQILTDKNILDYMHYETLMFAITHILNRLKDECEEG; encoded by the coding sequence GTGAAAAACAATATATCTAACTATGAAAAGATGAAAAACCATATGGCAGGCGTATTTTTGCAGTATGATCAGGAGAGAATGATTCAAAAGTTCGCGCTGGAACATGACAAAAACTATATTTATATTCCGTTTGTCGGGAGAAGATACCGCATTGACCGTTTGAAGGGAACTGTAACTTGGTCAAATGACTTTTTCCAAACAGAAGAAAAGGCAGATTATAATGAAGTCATGACCATATATGATGTGCTTTGTTATTCTAAGGAGAATTGTTATCTCGCTGATGAATGGGTAAATGTAGGAAGTCTCGCTTCTATCCAAGGCGGTACCTTAGCAAAAGGGAATGATTTTTTTCAAAATGCAGGGCAGTATTTTGACGGGAAAACGAATAAACTGGCCCGTGCCTGTGAGATCCTTGGGGGAAGAAAAATAAAAAAAGGAGATGTGGGTTATGAACTTGCGTTGTTTCCTTTTCTTCCCCTGTCCTTGTGTTTCTGGGAATCTGATGAGGACTTTCCCGCCAGTCTGCAGATTCTGACAGATAAGAACATTCTTGATTATATGCATTACGAAACACTGATGTTTGCCATCACACATATACTCAATCGTTTGAAAGATGAATGTGAGGAAGGTTGA
- a CDS encoding carbohydrate ABC transporter permease translates to MGSKYSRNSRREIRNGYAYIMPALIFMVAMIGFPILYNFYISFFDMTAQSVGIGHAEFIGLKNYEAIFSDPTMWKAVKNTFFYTIFCIVFQFMIGFAFAMFFSKKFKAARYLKGLMVISYMLPMTVVGLMFKFMLSPTNGVINDILMNLHLVKAPVEWLLNEKTVIWGLIIANTWVGIPFNMLLLSTGLDNVPQDVYESASIDGANSVQRFFYITVPMIKQSILSVLILGFVYTFKVFDLVYVTTGGGPVDASEVLSTYSYRLSFKTYYFGQGAAVANVLFLCLFVVALVYLKLIGKDEVS, encoded by the coding sequence ATGGGCAGTAAATATTCCAGAAACAGCAGGCGGGAAATACGAAACGGATATGCATATATTATGCCGGCGCTGATCTTTATGGTCGCTATGATCGGATTTCCCATTCTGTATAATTTTTATATCAGCTTTTTTGATATGACAGCACAAAGCGTAGGCATAGGCCATGCGGAATTCATCGGTCTTAAGAACTATGAAGCGATTTTCAGTGACCCAACCATGTGGAAGGCTGTTAAAAATACATTTTTCTATACAATTTTTTGTATTGTATTTCAGTTTATGATCGGATTTGCTTTTGCTATGTTTTTCAGTAAAAAATTTAAGGCCGCGAGATATTTAAAGGGCCTTATGGTAATCAGCTATATGCTTCCCATGACAGTGGTAGGACTTATGTTTAAGTTCATGCTGAGCCCCACAAACGGTGTTATCAATGATATTCTTATGAATCTGCATCTTGTGAAAGCACCTGTGGAATGGCTGCTGAATGAAAAAACAGTTATCTGGGGGCTTATCATTGCCAATACCTGGGTGGGAATTCCTTTTAATATGCTGTTATTATCAACCGGTCTTGACAATGTCCCCCAGGATGTCTATGAGAGTGCGTCTATTGACGGTGCAAATTCCGTACAGAGGTTTTTCTATATTACTGTGCCGATGATCAAGCAGTCTATTCTTTCTGTTTTGATATTGGGATTTGTATATACGTTTAAAGTCTTTGATTTGGTCTATGTGACTACAGGAGGAGGGCCGGTGGATGCCTCAGAGGTTCTTTCCACATACTCGTACCGTCTTTCCTTTAAGACTTATTATTTCGGACAGGGGGCGGCTGTGGCAAATGTATTGTTCCTCTGCCTGTTCGTGGTGGCATTGGTATATCTGAAATTGATCGGAAAAGATGAGGTGAGTTGA
- a CDS encoding carbohydrate ABC transporter permease: MMKQRTKNMIDTIIAVIIAAIFLFPMYWIIISSLKSDTEIFAQVQTWFPKEIHWENYIDQFQNKSNTANIFVQFKNSWIIAIGSMVLSLVLSIPAGYGLSRFKIPGKKPILMIFLTTQMLPCSLVLTPLFLIYNKAGLLNTYLAPILATATISIPFVIMVLRPIFMECPKEIEEAARIDGCNYFTAFLRVTLPICKSGIITAAAFSFIFAWNDLVYSITFNNKGDLLPMTSGIYQFLDAYGTKWNMIMAYGVIIVLPIVVLFVCLQKYIVGGLVGGAVKG, encoded by the coding sequence ATGATGAAGCAGCGGACAAAAAACATGATTGATACCATAATAGCAGTTATAATAGCGGCAATATTTCTCTTTCCCATGTACTGGATCATTATCAGTTCCCTGAAATCCGATACTGAGATTTTTGCGCAGGTACAGACATGGTTTCCAAAGGAGATCCATTGGGAGAATTACATAGACCAGTTTCAGAATAAATCCAATACAGCTAACATTTTTGTTCAGTTTAAGAATAGCTGGATCATAGCCATAGGTTCCATGGTGCTCTCACTTGTCCTGTCTATTCCCGCCGGATATGGGCTGTCAAGATTTAAGATTCCGGGGAAGAAACCGATCCTGATGATTTTTCTGACAACACAGATGCTACCCTGTTCCCTGGTGCTGACGCCACTGTTCCTGATCTATAACAAAGCGGGGCTTTTGAATACATATCTTGCGCCTATCCTGGCTACAGCTACAATATCCATTCCATTTGTGATCATGGTGCTCAGGCCTATTTTCATGGAATGCCCCAAGGAGATAGAGGAGGCGGCAAGAATTGACGGGTGTAATTACTTTACGGCATTTCTCAGAGTTACACTGCCGATATGTAAGAGCGGTATCATAACGGCTGCGGCATTTTCTTTTATTTTTGCATGGAATGATTTGGTGTATTCCATAACCTTTAACAACAAAGGCGATTTGCTTCCCATGACATCCGGGATCTATCAGTTTCTCGATGCATACGGAACAAAATGGAATATGATCATGGCATATGGTGTGATCATTGTGCTGCCAATCGTGGTGTTGTTTGTATGCCTGCAGAAGTATATTGTGGGCGGACTGGTGGGCGGTGCCGTGAAGGGCTGA
- a CDS encoding sensor histidine kinase — translation MPIQKKFHKISWTRRMIIALIVATVMPAVIISSIIFNVAAKNLEKQAYELTDYKITQRVRFLELDLRQVFDLIYQTVVDPAVAGAMDSLNRGREPVESKTTLRSKFISYGQMLEAVQSMTYIDDQGENYYTYEKFNSVYDNNMWSDKERRLGLCSQTKESESAVFLPTIQEELAGGRQIDLFYIAIPVQDYVADSNVGVLVMGIGMEFFQNLDTGDEEESQWNDMVEVIDPQGRIIYSQEKDRIGKISEGTDKSDKSQLIKENQIEKSNWTLRSYVNLKEIKQNLYGFRQVTILIGIIFIVPFVAVVWALSKYFTRNLSMLSMNLKKIGEGQVGMQLDATIEDEFYPVIQQFNQMSKSIERLIKRLKRERAQTEEAVTRQKQAELRALESQINPHFLYNTLDSINWRAIENEEYEISEMISCLADLLRYSITDIDGMVQVREEKQWLNKYLFLQQKRFSDKFTFIIRIPEEAEDILIHKMLLQPIIENCVVHGINEMKKDGKITVEASMEEGNRLRFVIKDNGKGIGEKTLARLNRKDNRGDIGTDNVRARLESYYGGEAFIRYYSSETSGTVVTVEIPYGEEVYAKSSDCGG, via the coding sequence ATGCCCATACAAAAAAAGTTCCATAAAATATCCTGGACAAGACGTATGATCATAGCCCTGATCGTTGCCACCGTCATGCCTGCAGTCATTATTTCCTCGATAATTTTTAATGTGGCGGCAAAAAATCTTGAAAAACAGGCCTACGAACTGACCGATTATAAGATTACCCAGCGTGTCCGTTTTCTTGAACTGGATCTGCGGCAGGTGTTTGATCTGATTTACCAGACAGTAGTAGACCCTGCGGTGGCAGGGGCCATGGACAGCCTCAACCGTGGCAGAGAGCCGGTGGAGAGCAAAACAACCCTGCGTAGTAAATTCATATCCTATGGTCAGATGCTGGAGGCAGTCCAGAGTATGACATACATAGATGATCAGGGAGAAAACTACTATACCTACGAGAAATTCAACAGTGTCTATGACAATAATATGTGGTCTGACAAAGAGCGGCGTCTGGGACTGTGCAGTCAGACAAAAGAATCGGAATCAGCCGTGTTTTTGCCCACAATCCAGGAAGAACTTGCCGGGGGCAGGCAGATTGATCTATTTTATATAGCCATACCTGTTCAGGATTATGTGGCTGACAGTAATGTGGGAGTGCTTGTCATGGGAATCGGCATGGAATTTTTTCAAAATTTGGATACCGGCGATGAGGAAGAGTCCCAGTGGAACGATATGGTGGAGGTTATAGACCCCCAGGGAAGAATCATATACTCCCAGGAGAAAGACAGAATAGGAAAAATCTCGGAAGGTACTGATAAATCAGACAAAAGCCAGTTGATAAAGGAAAATCAGATTGAAAAATCAAACTGGACACTGAGGTCTTATGTAAACCTTAAAGAAATAAAACAAAATCTATACGGTTTCCGGCAGGTGACTATATTGATTGGTATTATTTTTATTGTACCGTTTGTCGCAGTGGTCTGGGCACTGAGCAAATATTTTACAAGGAATCTCAGCATGCTCTCCATGAACCTGAAGAAAATAGGGGAAGGCCAGGTGGGGATGCAGCTTGATGCCACCATAGAAGATGAATTTTATCCCGTCATCCAGCAATTTAACCAGATGTCAAAAAGTATTGAACGTCTGATAAAGCGGCTGAAACGGGAGCGTGCCCAGACAGAGGAGGCGGTGACAAGGCAGAAACAGGCAGAGCTGCGCGCTCTGGAATCCCAGATTAACCCGCATTTTCTCTATAATACCCTGGACAGTATTAATTGGAGGGCTATTGAAAATGAGGAATATGAAATCAGTGAGATGATTTCCTGTCTTGCGGACCTGCTCAGATACAGTATTACGGATATAGACGGGATGGTACAGGTGAGAGAAGAAAAACAATGGCTGAACAAGTATCTTTTTCTGCAGCAGAAACGTTTTTCAGATAAGTTTACCTTTATTATCCGTATACCGGAGGAAGCGGAAGATATTCTGATACATAAAATGCTGCTGCAGCCTATTATCGAAAATTGTGTGGTGCATGGCATTAATGAAATGAAAAAAGATGGAAAGATCACAGTTGAAGCATCCATGGAAGAGGGGAATCGGCTGCGGTTTGTTATTAAGGATAACGGAAAGGGAATAGGGGAGAAGACGCTGGCAAGGCTTAACCGTAAGGACAACAGAGGGGATATCGGCACGGATAATGTACGGGCAAGACTGGAGAGCTATTACGGAGGAGAAGCATTCATACGTTACTATAGTTCAGAGACGTCAGGAACAGTGGTAACCGTGGAAATACCTTATGGAGAGGAAGTATATGCTAAAAGTAGTGATTGTGGAGGATGA
- a CDS encoding alpha-mannosidase produces MFLTLDKFERRVSELGRRRYFGHQCIAPFISMEGNLPKDESYCGLPEKIEGPEFGINNSFVGRDRYLWIEKGVTLPKAKEGCEVVGLFDFGETGGGYNSGFESMLYVDEHPYQGVDTNHNEVIFHGEEGKAVRLTFLLWTGLEGGGAHRTFFHQCKQADVAYLHKTTDELYYFAKAITGTLRLMPEDNEQYVRLKTALDRAFQFINWDEEYFYETVETAYEVLMTELDQMKKHTDVTVSVVGHTHIDVAWLWRLKHTREKAQRSFSTVLRLMELYDEFIFLQTQPQLYKYIKEDCPELYAKIKEKVAEGKWEPDGGMWVEADCNISSGEALVRQFLHGTRFMEKEFGKKCEYLWLPDVFGYSWALPQILKQCEIDTFMTTKISWNQFNSIPDDLFRWRGIDGSEVLTYFVNTPSEGQDSDTRYATYNGMVTPHAVIGSWKKFKNKELSSETLISYGYGDGGGGVTRDMLELRRAMDVIPGLPKIKAVQAKDFFRRMHENVEKTDRYVHTWDGELYLEYHRGTYTSQAYNKKTNRRLENKLARTEWLSSLSYILSGNYAQQELNKNWECVLLHQFHDIIPGSSIHEVYEDSHVNYGIAEERADRITGDALKIVSKPEAHVYSVYTTNSFGGKELVLISEEGTGRFADEKGQKLEAQKTAGGYEVLVEAEPFGAVAVKFEPVQDVHYEAEDTSGDSFSFDGNTLETPIYTISWNEDGQLTEIFDKEADRSVLKKGQPGNVLEIYEDKPINYDAWDIDIFYTQKKETAKLAEVVELVEKGALKAVVRFVFKYHKSTIRQDMTVYKDSRRIDFVTRADWQETQRLLKTAFYTNIRSTKAVYDIQFGHAERPTHWNTSWDWARYEVCGHKWADLSENGYGVSLLNDCKYGYSIKDNAVKLSLLKSAVYPDTMADKGVHEFIYSLYPHIGNVTEGGTIEAANQLNLPAQVVSGVFTDRRKIVEVSSGCVQIDAVKKAEDENCLIVRLHECRGGSRKVTLTSQFDVKRIVPCNLLEHDSGEAVEGSKVSFEVTPFMIKTFKLYL; encoded by the coding sequence ATGTTTTTGACACTGGATAAGTTTGAAAGAAGAGTAAGCGAACTGGGCCGGCGCAGATATTTTGGCCATCAGTGCATCGCGCCGTTCATATCTATGGAGGGAAATCTTCCAAAAGACGAGAGCTATTGCGGACTGCCCGAGAAAATAGAAGGGCCGGAGTTCGGAATCAACAATTCCTTTGTGGGAAGAGACCGTTATCTGTGGATTGAAAAAGGGGTGACACTGCCAAAAGCAAAAGAAGGCTGTGAAGTAGTTGGTTTATTTGACTTTGGTGAGACCGGAGGAGGTTACAACAGCGGATTTGAGTCCATGCTGTATGTGGATGAACATCCATATCAGGGCGTGGATACCAACCACAATGAAGTTATTTTTCATGGGGAGGAGGGAAAAGCGGTACGTCTCACATTCCTTCTCTGGACCGGATTGGAAGGGGGCGGCGCACACCGCACCTTTTTCCATCAGTGTAAACAGGCGGATGTGGCGTATCTGCATAAGACGACAGATGAGCTGTATTATTTCGCAAAAGCCATCACCGGTACACTGCGGCTGATGCCGGAGGACAACGAGCAGTATGTGAGGCTGAAAACCGCTCTGGACCGGGCGTTTCAGTTTATCAACTGGGATGAGGAATATTTCTATGAGACAGTGGAGACAGCCTATGAGGTTCTGATGACTGAGCTTGACCAGATGAAGAAACATACCGATGTGACAGTCAGCGTAGTAGGACATACCCATATTGACGTGGCATGGCTGTGGCGGCTGAAGCACACCAGAGAGAAAGCACAGCGCTCTTTTTCTACCGTGCTCCGCCTGATGGAACTGTATGATGAGTTTATTTTCCTTCAGACCCAGCCTCAGCTTTACAAATATATCAAAGAAGACTGCCCGGAACTGTATGCCAAGATCAAAGAAAAAGTGGCGGAAGGCAAATGGGAACCCGACGGCGGCATGTGGGTGGAAGCTGACTGTAACATTTCCTCCGGTGAAGCACTGGTGCGCCAGTTCCTCCACGGGACCCGTTTTATGGAGAAGGAGTTTGGAAAAAAATGTGAGTATCTGTGGCTGCCTGACGTATTCGGTTACAGCTGGGCGCTGCCTCAGATTCTGAAACAGTGTGAGATAGACACATTTATGACTACCAAGATCAGTTGGAACCAGTTTAACAGCATTCCCGATGACCTGTTCCGATGGAGAGGGATTGACGGAAGCGAGGTGCTGACTTATTTTGTAAATACCCCCAGTGAGGGACAGGACTCAGACACCAGATATGCCACATATAACGGAATGGTGACACCTCATGCAGTGATCGGAAGCTGGAAGAAATTTAAGAACAAGGAACTGAGCAGCGAGACGCTGATCTCCTATGGTTACGGTGACGGAGGCGGCGGTGTTACCAGGGATATGCTGGAACTGAGAAGAGCCATGGACGTGATTCCTGGTCTGCCGAAAATAAAGGCTGTACAGGCGAAAGATTTCTTCCGCAGAATGCATGAAAATGTGGAGAAAACGGATCGCTACGTCCACACCTGGGATGGGGAACTGTATCTGGAATACCACAGAGGAACGTATACATCCCAGGCATATAATAAGAAAACAAACCGCCGTTTGGAAAACAAACTGGCCCGGACAGAATGGCTGTCCTCTCTGTCTTACATCCTGAGCGGAAATTACGCACAGCAGGAGCTGAATAAAAACTGGGAATGTGTGCTGCTTCACCAGTTCCATGATATTATCCCGGGCTCTTCCATCCATGAAGTTTATGAGGATTCCCATGTAAACTATGGCATTGCGGAGGAGAGGGCAGACCGGATAACAGGTGATGCGCTTAAAATTGTTTCAAAACCGGAAGCGCATGTGTACAGCGTATACACCACCAATAGCTTTGGTGGAAAAGAGCTGGTTCTGATTTCGGAAGAAGGGACAGGAAGATTTGCAGATGAAAAGGGACAAAAGCTGGAAGCCCAGAAGACTGCAGGCGGATATGAAGTTCTGGTGGAGGCGGAACCATTTGGGGCAGTTGCCGTGAAGTTTGAGCCTGTTCAAGATGTGCATTATGAAGCTGAAGATACTTCCGGTGACAGCTTTTCATTTGACGGAAATACACTGGAAACTCCAATCTACACCATTTCCTGGAACGAGGACGGACAGTTGACTGAGATTTTCGATAAAGAGGCGGACAGGTCTGTGCTGAAAAAGGGACAGCCCGGAAATGTACTGGAAATCTATGAGGACAAGCCCATTAATTACGATGCCTGGGATATTGATATTTTCTATACCCAGAAAAAAGAAACGGCAAAGCTGGCAGAAGTTGTAGAACTGGTGGAAAAGGGAGCGTTAAAAGCAGTGGTACGCTTTGTATTTAAGTACCACAAGTCCACCATCCGGCAGGATATGACAGTGTATAAAGATTCCCGAAGAATTGATTTTGTCACCCGGGCAGACTGGCAGGAGACCCAGAGACTTCTGAAAACTGCATTTTACACCAATATCCGTTCCACAAAGGCAGTCTATGATATCCAGTTCGGACATGCAGAGCGCCCCACCCACTGGAACACCAGCTGGGACTGGGCAAGATACGAAGTCTGCGGACATAAATGGGCAGACCTTTCAGAAAACGGATATGGTGTCAGCCTGTTGAATGATTGTAAATATGGTTACAGCATCAAGGACAATGCAGTAAAGTTAAGCCTGTTGAAGAGCGCAGTTTATCCGGACACCATGGCAGACAAAGGGGTGCATGAATTTATTTATTCTCTGTATCCCCATATTGGAAATGTGACAGAAGGCGGCACCATCGAAGCTGCCAACCAGCTGAACCTGCCTGCACAGGTTGTTTCCGGTGTATTTACAGACCGGAGAAAGATTGTGGAAGTGTCTTCGGGCTGTGTGCAGATTGATGCAGTGAAGAAAGCGGAGGATGAAAACTGCCTGATCGTGAGGCTGCATGAGTGCAGGGGCGGAAGCAGAAAAGTGACCCTTACTTCCCAGTTTGATGTAAAACGTATCGTGCCCTGTAATTTACTGGAGCATGACAGCGGAGAGGCGGTGGAAGGCTCCAAAGTATCCTTTGAGGTTACACCGTTTATGATCAAGACCTTTAAACTGTATCTGTAA
- a CDS encoding response regulator transcription factor, whose amino-acid sequence MLKVVIVEDEYMAQTGLGHLIEKINPEYHIAGYADNGCDGMVLVKEVKPDIVITDIKMPRMNGLEMIESLRKIHMDCLFVILSGYAEFSFAQQGISLGVTDYLLKPVTVQKIKDLMERLEQKLKPVRREAKKEEAVYSLLVTKVIGYIHEHYQDKLTLDDLAERYKVTPEYLSRMFSREVGRPFVNYLKEYRIGKAKEMLQKGNRKIYEIAFEAGYSDVKYFCRVFKEVTGVSPKKYLQYGENEDKIE is encoded by the coding sequence ATGCTAAAAGTAGTGATTGTGGAGGATGAATATATGGCCCAGACAGGACTGGGGCATCTGATTGAGAAGATCAATCCGGAATATCATATTGCAGGTTATGCAGATAACGGCTGTGATGGAATGGTCCTGGTTAAAGAGGTGAAACCTGACATCGTTATCACGGATATTAAGATGCCCAGGATGAATGGACTGGAAATGATTGAAAGCCTGAGGAAGATCCATATGGACTGCCTGTTTGTGATCCTGAGCGGTTATGCAGAGTTCTCTTTTGCGCAGCAGGGAATTTCTCTGGGTGTGACGGATTATCTGTTGAAGCCGGTGACTGTGCAGAAGATCAAAGACCTGATGGAGCGGCTGGAGCAAAAACTGAAGCCTGTCCGCCGGGAGGCAAAAAAGGAGGAGGCGGTTTATTCTCTTCTTGTCACAAAGGTGATCGGATATATACATGAACACTATCAGGATAAACTGACACTGGATGATCTGGCGGAGAGGTATAAGGTAACACCTGAATATCTGAGCCGTATGTTTTCCAGGGAGGTTGGCCGTCCTTTTGTCAATTATCTGAAAGAGTACCGGATTGGCAAGGCTAAGGAAATGCTGCAGAAGGGAAACAGAAAAATATATGAGATTGCTTTTGAAGCAGGATATTCGGACGTGAAATATTTTTGCCGGGTATTTAAAGAGGTTACAGGAGTATCCCCGAAAAAATATCTTCAGTATGGTGAAAACGAAGACAAAATAGAATGA
- a CDS encoding sugar ABC transporter substrate-binding protein → MKKRYLAMALTGMMTAGLMAGCGNSGDTQADTAKAAKDEKTADTGKDSDGGGKTEVVLWHSMVSPEVEPFQEMIDNFNAQSEKATVVTEWVARDEQTKQLTIGNMAGELPDMVFVDNPEVINYGEMGVFQDIKKQFDGWDENQFLDSITNSCVYEGKMYGVPYIGNNLALFYDKDMLAAAGVEAPTTWEELVDAAKKTTKDGVYGLGFSAIKNAECTFQFMPFLWSAEGDWADMGSDDSIKAMTYYSDFVKNGFANKEVLNWSQADVCKQFASGNCAMMVNGSWNVGTLRNDAPDKNWGVVPIPQDKVPASCLGGEALCITKNADADACFEFIEYLCGKEISAPYAKSVAKFSPRSDVDIDKEFADDPEMKVFAEQMENTKPRGPYPKWTEVDNVIIEACQSALTEAKTPEQACRDAAAAIADIEESLKK, encoded by the coding sequence ATGAAAAAAAGATATTTGGCGATGGCACTGACAGGAATGATGACGGCAGGCCTGATGGCTGGCTGTGGAAATTCAGGTGATACGCAGGCGGACACAGCAAAAGCTGCAAAGGATGAAAAAACAGCAGATACAGGGAAAGATTCTGACGGCGGGGGAAAAACGGAGGTTGTACTGTGGCATAGTATGGTATCTCCTGAGGTGGAGCCGTTCCAGGAGATGATAGATAATTTTAATGCACAGAGTGAAAAGGCAACTGTTGTGACAGAATGGGTTGCCAGGGATGAGCAGACAAAACAGCTCACGATCGGCAATATGGCAGGTGAACTGCCGGATATGGTATTTGTGGACAACCCGGAAGTGATCAATTATGGAGAGATGGGGGTATTCCAGGATATCAAGAAACAATTTGACGGATGGGATGAAAACCAGTTCCTGGACAGTATCACAAATTCCTGTGTATATGAAGGCAAAATGTACGGTGTTCCTTATATCGGAAACAACCTTGCCCTGTTTTATGATAAGGATATGCTTGCAGCCGCGGGCGTGGAAGCGCCGACAACCTGGGAGGAGCTGGTGGATGCAGCCAAAAAGACTACAAAAGATGGTGTCTACGGCCTGGGATTTTCAGCGATCAAAAATGCGGAGTGTACATTCCAGTTTATGCCGTTCCTCTGGTCAGCAGAGGGGGACTGGGCGGATATGGGATCGGATGACAGCATAAAGGCCATGACTTATTACTCTGATTTCGTGAAAAACGGATTTGCCAATAAAGAAGTTTTAAACTGGTCACAGGCTGACGTGTGCAAACAATTTGCCTCCGGCAACTGTGCAATGATGGTAAACGGGTCCTGGAACGTGGGGACACTCAGAAATGATGCGCCGGATAAGAACTGGGGAGTTGTACCCATTCCGCAGGACAAAGTACCTGCATCCTGTCTGGGAGGCGAAGCTCTTTGTATCACAAAGAATGCAGATGCTGACGCCTGCTTTGAGTTTATTGAATATCTTTGCGGAAAGGAAATTTCTGCTCCTTACGCAAAGAGTGTAGCAAAATTCTCTCCCCGTTCCGATGTGGATATTGATAAAGAGTTTGCAGATGATCCGGAGATGAAGGTATTTGCTGAACAGATGGAAAATACAAAACCACGCGGGCCCTATCCAAAATGGACAGAGGTGGATAATGTTATCATTGAAGCCTGCCAGAGTGCGCTGACAGAGGCGAAGACGCCGGAGCAGGCATGCAGGGATGCAGCCGCGGCAATTGCGGATATTGAGGAATCATTAAAAAAATAA